The following proteins are co-located in the Deltaproteobacteria bacterium genome:
- a CDS encoding ABC transporter ATP-binding protein: MSAPLAAFERVEKTYGAGETAVHALRGIDLRIEAGEFVALMGPSGSGKSTCMNLLGCLDTPTAGTYRFEGTDVGTLSRDERALLRRRAIGFVFQGFNLLGRTSALENIELPLVYRGTPAEERRAQAEAALAAVGLTGWEDHTPAQLSGGQQQRVAIARAIVTTPPLLLADEPTGNLDSARAREIMELIARQNRERGIAVVVVTHDAAIARWASRTIHFFDGEIAEAEPT, from the coding sequence GTGAGCGCGCCGCTCGCCGCGTTCGAGCGCGTCGAGAAGACCTACGGCGCGGGCGAGACCGCCGTGCACGCGCTGCGCGGCATCGACCTGCGCATCGAGGCGGGCGAATTCGTGGCGCTGATGGGCCCGAGCGGCTCGGGCAAGTCCACGTGCATGAACCTGCTCGGCTGCCTCGATACGCCGACCGCGGGCACGTACCGCTTCGAGGGCACCGACGTCGGCACGCTCTCGCGCGACGAGCGCGCGCTGCTGCGCCGCCGCGCGATCGGCTTCGTGTTCCAGGGCTTCAACTTGTTGGGTAGAACGAGCGCGCTCGAGAACATCGAGCTGCCGCTCGTGTACCGCGGCACCCCCGCGGAGGAGCGGCGCGCGCAGGCCGAAGCCGCGCTCGCCGCGGTGGGCCTCACCGGCTGGGAGGATCACACCCCCGCGCAGCTGAGCGGGGGCCAGCAGCAACGCGTCGCGATCGCGCGCGCGATCGTGACCACGCCGCCGCTGCTGCTCGCCGACGAGCCCACGGGCAACCTCGACTCCGCGCGCGCGCGCGAAATCATGGAGCTGATCGCGCGGCAGAACCGCGAGCGCGGCATCGCGGTCGTCGTCGTCACGCACGACGCCGCCATCGCGCGCTGGGCCTCGCGCACGATCCACTTCTTCGACGGCGAGATCGCCGAGGCGGAGCCCACCTGA
- a CDS encoding efflux RND transporter periplasmic adaptor subunit, whose amino-acid sequence MSEARQNIVQRALAALRTPRGLGIAAGALALLLVLRSCGGGSEIVFETEEVSRGDLVVRVTATGTLQPINQVDVGSELSGTIRDVKVDFNSVVKKGDVLARLDTQRLEAQVLQSESALAAAEARIEEASASRLEADARLARLERVHEMSGGKVPSAAELDGARASAARAKAEVASASAAAKQARATLDTQRTDLSKAEIRSPIDGVVLKRLIEPGQTVAAAMTTPILFTLAEDLRAMELLVAIDEADISNVAEGQRADFTVDAWPGRTFEAEVVQVRYGADAAEGVVAYGALLRVANPELRLRPGMTATAEIVVKRVDGALLVPNAALRFSPPEIEDTNLFESMMSRPWWNRPKNAAKKGVEQVVHREKKGALEPVAITIGSTDGVHTEVVKGELAPGDALAVAAKPAAS is encoded by the coding sequence GTGAGCGAGGCGAGACAGAACATCGTGCAGCGCGCGCTCGCGGCGCTGCGCACGCCGCGCGGCCTCGGCATCGCAGCGGGCGCGCTCGCGCTGCTGCTCGTGCTGCGCAGCTGCGGCGGCGGCTCGGAGATCGTGTTCGAGACGGAGGAAGTTTCGCGCGGCGATCTGGTCGTGCGCGTGACGGCCACGGGCACGCTCCAGCCCATCAACCAGGTCGACGTCGGCAGCGAGCTCTCCGGCACGATTCGCGACGTGAAGGTGGACTTCAACAGCGTGGTGAAGAAGGGCGACGTGCTCGCGCGGCTCGACACGCAGCGGCTCGAAGCGCAGGTGCTGCAGAGCGAAAGCGCGCTCGCGGCGGCCGAGGCGCGCATCGAGGAAGCGAGCGCGAGCCGGCTCGAAGCCGACGCGCGCCTCGCGCGGCTCGAGCGCGTGCACGAGATGAGCGGCGGCAAGGTGCCGAGCGCGGCCGAGCTCGACGGCGCGCGCGCTTCCGCTGCGCGCGCGAAGGCCGAGGTCGCGAGCGCGAGCGCCGCCGCCAAGCAGGCGCGCGCCACGCTCGACACGCAGCGCACCGATCTCTCGAAGGCAGAGATCCGCTCGCCGATCGACGGCGTGGTGCTGAAGCGCCTCATCGAGCCCGGCCAAACCGTCGCTGCCGCCATGACGACGCCAATCCTGTTTACGCTCGCCGAAGACCTGCGCGCGATGGAGCTGCTCGTCGCGATCGACGAGGCCGACATCTCGAACGTCGCCGAGGGCCAGCGCGCGGACTTCACGGTGGACGCGTGGCCGGGCCGCACGTTCGAGGCCGAGGTGGTGCAGGTGCGCTACGGCGCGGATGCGGCCGAGGGAGTTGTTGCGTACGGAGCGCTCTTGCGCGTCGCGAACCCCGAGCTGCGCCTGCGCCCCGGCATGACCGCGACGGCGGAGATCGTGGTGAAGCGCGTCGACGGGGCGCTGCTCGTGCCAAACGCGGCGCTGCGCTTCAGCCCTCCCGAGATCGAAGACACGAACCTGTTCGAGTCGATGATGTCGCGGCCGTGGTGGAACCGGCCGAAGAACGCGGCGAAGAAGGGCGTCGAGCAAGTCGTGCACCGCGAGAAGAAGGGCGCGCTCGAGCCCGTGGCGATCACGATCGGCTCCACCGATGGCGTTCACACCGAGGTGGTGAAGGGCGAGCTCGCGCCCGGCGACGCGCTGGCCGTCGCCGCGAAGCCGGCGGCGTCGTGA